From the Vibrio vulnificus CMCP6 genome, one window contains:
- a CDS encoding LacI family DNA-binding transcriptional regulator produces MSEPRKRRSTGSVTLADVAKKAGVGTMTVSRALRTPELVSDKLRDKIQQVVDELGYIPNKAAGALASAESYSIALILPSLVEKSCALFLPSFQHTLNKAGYQLLLGYSDYSAEQEEKLLSAFLEDRPAGVVLFGSSHSDRTHQLLHSANTQVLEIAELSSEPRYMNIGVDHFDVGKVCTKHLVEQGFRNIGFIGARGNHSTLQRKLHGWQSAMIENYLTPDHFLTTHEAPSAQLGAEGLAKLLLRDSTLDALVCSHEDIAIGALFECHRRVIKVPGDMAIICLEGSTLAEHAYPSISSAEYDYDNMGTRAAEKLLHAIKGERFQEVTDLGFRLKRRASTQVKA; encoded by the coding sequence ATGAGCGAACCTCGAAAACGAAGAAGCACAGGGAGCGTCACCCTAGCCGATGTGGCCAAGAAAGCTGGCGTAGGAACCATGACGGTGTCGCGAGCATTGCGCACACCAGAACTCGTCTCAGATAAGTTACGAGATAAGATTCAACAAGTCGTCGATGAGCTAGGCTATATACCCAATAAAGCCGCTGGCGCACTCGCTTCAGCAGAGAGTTATTCAATAGCACTGATTTTGCCTTCATTGGTGGAGAAATCGTGTGCGCTGTTTTTGCCCTCTTTTCAGCACACGCTCAACAAAGCGGGTTACCAACTTTTGCTGGGTTACAGCGACTATTCTGCAGAGCAAGAAGAAAAATTACTCAGCGCGTTTCTGGAAGATAGGCCTGCTGGGGTGGTGTTGTTTGGTAGCAGCCACAGTGACCGAACGCATCAACTTTTGCACAGTGCCAATACGCAAGTTCTTGAAATTGCAGAACTGAGCAGCGAGCCTCGCTATATGAACATTGGCGTTGATCACTTTGATGTGGGCAAGGTTTGTACCAAACATTTGGTGGAACAAGGTTTTCGTAACATTGGCTTTATTGGTGCGCGTGGAAATCATTCAACCTTGCAACGAAAACTGCATGGTTGGCAAAGTGCCATGATTGAAAACTACCTCACACCGGATCATTTTCTTACCACGCATGAAGCGCCATCGGCTCAATTAGGGGCTGAAGGCTTGGCAAAGCTGCTGTTGCGCGATTCCACGCTGGACGCGCTGGTGTGTAGCCATGAGGACATTGCCATTGGGGCGCTGTTTGAGTGTCATCGCCGCGTGATCAAGGTGCCGGGCGATATGGCGATCATCTGTTTAGAAGGCTCCACGCTCGCTGAGCACGCTTATCCAAGCATCAGCAGCGCAGAATACGACTACGATAATATGGGCACACGCGCAGCGGAGAAGTTACTCCATGCGATAAAAGGTGAGCGTTTTCAAGAAGTGACGGATTTAGGCTTTCGACTCAAGCGCAGAGCCAGTACGCAAGTGAAGGCCTAG
- a CDS encoding PTS sugar transporter subunit IIA: MLSELITSDVIRVHPQATDWQDAVQKSCQALIDNGAVEARYVDAIFRSHQELGPYYVIGPGMAMPHARPEDGVNRLALAITVIQQGVHFDSEGNDPVKMLVTLAATDSNSHVGAIAKLAELFMNEEHVEQICQAQTPDDVLAVIKNY; encoded by the coding sequence ATGCTAAGCGAACTGATTACCTCTGACGTTATTCGAGTCCACCCTCAAGCAACAGATTGGCAAGATGCGGTGCAAAAATCGTGTCAGGCACTCATTGATAACGGTGCAGTCGAAGCACGTTACGTCGATGCGATTTTTCGCTCACACCAAGAGCTTGGTCCCTACTATGTGATTGGTCCGGGCATGGCCATGCCACACGCTCGTCCAGAAGATGGCGTCAACCGTTTAGCATTGGCGATCACCGTTATTCAACAAGGTGTTCATTTCGATTCTGAAGGGAATGACCCTGTAAAAATGCTGGTGACGCTTGCGGCTACCGACAGCAATAGCCATGTCGGGGCTATCGCAAAACTGGCAGAACTTTTTATGAATGAAGAGCATGTCGAGCAAATTTGCCAAGCTCAAACTCCTGACGATGTCCTAGCGGTCATCAAGAACTATTAA